In one Umezawaea sp. Da 62-37 genomic region, the following are encoded:
- a CDS encoding family 43 glycosylhydrolase, with translation MERLFLVLVLILGAVVGAPAAGAASTTTVVNSDASGAQVSRFDVDGNSLDAHDGSLIQVGDVFYLYGTSYACGYRYQQNGDFCGFKVYSSPDLAHWTDRGYITAPGSCQYCFRPHVVHNAATGKYVLWADGGGRYLVATSPTPTGLFTPAPTPALAVGGAVDESLFVDTDGTGYVVHNTTQVAAGLTADMVVERLTPDYLTTTGQYTRLGLGDVEAFAVFKRDGVYHALMSDPSCAYCSGATGEMTATSMLGPWSGSWYDPNGVHQSGRAEPRWRARIVNADNCGGQPLASLPIVAADGSTAYYFVSDRWNGRAPNESLANLFIGPMSFDADGTLRDIQCVNSFPLSLPGPAGSYRSSPDLDQRSGFDGFRHYCDIAGNVARQQGFTPSRTGTLSSASVTAFQSGSPNAPLTLEVVDGATGNTLSHRDFPVGAVPWAPTALAARPGVAVVAGHPYLLRLRSATTTGCYGWEYNDGNPYPSGVESYSTDNSGSFTAEPVRDLKFSTDVGATSVFAPDGVPAGFAKCADESGRCAFTGTRTVAYGAGTSYRFRTAADGIDCGIVAFGGDPLVGTLKACYTAPVGGPAGYALCADENGTCKVDAPAVVAYGAVGAFAYRMAGKGDTACTNAAFGGDPVHGVAKGCYAATVGGPPGATACAAENGTCAPGSARTVVYGARGAFVSRWVTGPVACTSAAFGADPIPGVVKGCYPV, from the coding sequence ATGGAACGCCTGTTCTTGGTGCTCGTCCTGATCCTGGGCGCCGTGGTCGGCGCACCGGCGGCGGGCGCCGCGTCGACCACGACCGTCGTGAACTCCGACGCGAGTGGCGCCCAGGTCAGCCGGTTCGACGTCGACGGCAACTCCCTCGACGCGCACGACGGTTCGCTGATCCAGGTCGGGGACGTCTTCTACCTGTACGGCACCAGCTACGCGTGCGGGTACCGCTACCAGCAGAACGGCGACTTCTGCGGCTTCAAGGTCTACAGCTCGCCGGACCTCGCGCACTGGACCGACCGCGGCTACATCACCGCTCCCGGCTCCTGCCAGTACTGCTTCCGGCCGCACGTGGTCCACAACGCCGCGACCGGCAAGTACGTCCTGTGGGCCGACGGCGGCGGCCGCTACCTGGTCGCCACCAGCCCCACGCCCACCGGCCTCTTCACCCCGGCTCCCACGCCCGCGCTCGCGGTCGGCGGAGCCGTGGACGAGTCGCTGTTCGTGGACACCGACGGCACCGGGTACGTCGTCCACAACACCACGCAGGTCGCCGCCGGGCTGACCGCGGACATGGTCGTGGAACGGCTCACCCCCGACTACCTCACCACCACCGGGCAGTACACCCGGCTCGGCCTCGGCGACGTCGAGGCGTTCGCGGTCTTCAAGCGCGACGGCGTCTACCACGCGCTGATGTCCGACCCGTCCTGCGCGTACTGCTCGGGCGCCACCGGCGAGATGACCGCCACGTCGATGCTCGGCCCGTGGAGCGGATCCTGGTACGACCCGAACGGCGTGCACCAGAGCGGGCGGGCGGAGCCGCGGTGGCGGGCCAGGATCGTCAACGCCGACAACTGCGGCGGGCAGCCGCTGGCGAGCCTGCCGATCGTCGCCGCCGACGGGTCGACCGCCTACTACTTCGTGTCCGACCGGTGGAACGGCCGCGCTCCCAACGAGTCCCTGGCCAACCTCTTCATCGGACCGATGTCGTTCGACGCCGACGGGACCCTGCGGGACATCCAGTGCGTGAACAGCTTCCCGCTCTCGTTGCCAGGGCCGGCGGGCTCGTACCGGAGTTCGCCGGACCTCGACCAGCGCAGCGGGTTCGACGGCTTCCGGCACTACTGCGACATCGCCGGAAACGTGGCGCGCCAACAGGGTTTCACGCCCTCGCGCACCGGGACGCTCAGCTCGGCGTCGGTCACCGCGTTCCAGAGCGGCTCCCCGAACGCGCCGCTGACGCTCGAAGTCGTCGACGGCGCCACCGGGAACACCTTGAGCCACAGGGACTTCCCGGTCGGCGCGGTGCCGTGGGCGCCGACCGCGCTGGCCGCCCGTCCGGGCGTGGCAGTCGTCGCCGGGCACCCGTACCTGTTGCGGCTGCGATCGGCCACGACGACCGGGTGCTACGGCTGGGAGTACAACGACGGCAACCCGTATCCGTCGGGGGTCGAGTCCTACAGCACCGACAACAGCGGGTCGTTCACCGCGGAACCGGTGCGGGACCTGAAGTTCAGCACCGACGTGGGCGCCACGTCGGTGTTCGCGCCGGACGGTGTGCCCGCCGGGTTCGCGAAGTGCGCCGACGAGTCCGGCCGGTGCGCCTTCACCGGCACGCGCACGGTCGCCTACGGCGCGGGCACGTCCTACCGCTTCCGCACCGCCGCGGACGGGATCGACTGCGGGATCGTCGCGTTCGGCGGCGACCCGCTCGTGGGAACGCTCAAGGCCTGCTACACCGCGCCGGTCGGCGGCCCGGCCGGGTACGCCTTGTGCGCCGACGAGAACGGCACCTGCAAGGTGGACGCTCCCGCCGTCGTCGCCTACGGCGCGGTGGGCGCGTTCGCGTACCGCATGGCGGGCAAGGGCGACACGGCGTGCACGAACGCCGCGTTCGGCGGGGATCCGGTCCACGGCGTGGCCAAGGGTTGTTACGCGGCAACGGTCGGCGGCCCACCGGGGGCGACGGCGTGCGCGGCCGAGAACGGCACGTGCGCACCGGGTTCCGCGCGGACCGTCGTCTACGGCGCACGTGGCGCGTTCGTGAGCAGATGGGTCACGGGACCGGTGGCCTGCACGTCCGCCGCGTTCGGCGCCGACCCGATCCCCGGCGTGGTGAAGGGCTGCTACCCGGTCTGA
- a CDS encoding family 78 glycoside hydrolase catalytic domain — translation MDLSGIPGGRRSRLIALVAAALAASSILAPTTATADSRGGALAPTSLRANGQASNALVGGTPLTLAWTVNDSGRAQAQTAYELSVDSPRGHWGSGRVSSSNSVDVRYSGPALASDRTYQWTVRTWNSQGERSPWSAPAKFDTGLLAPADWSAWWIQADDGSLLRDDFELTKQVSRARLHFGAQGLVEPHLNGARVEPKQVLDSSVTDYAQRVLYRDLDVTSLVRKGRNALAFMASKGQYAGKPTFVAQLSVTYTDGTTATFGTDPSWKAHAGPVVGADFYYGETYDARREIAGWDTADFDATAWPSARSVATAAHPQSLAQGKPVTALDTTSCCGWSPAAATDGIDGSTDSSQGYHSATEPTADATKWVQVDLGSTQRLASVSLFPARPTNDTAGDIVGAGFPVRYRVQVSDDPAFATSTTVADKTDADQPNPGTSPVTLPADVTGRYVRITATKLFCTGAICTFRLAELAVQGAKPAVVYSGLTRLEADPTPPTRIVSTTAPVAETRPAPGVRVYDFGQNRTGQVTLTAAQPAGTTAAVKKGEILDAGGRVTTSNISFNGGEPPRQNDRYTFSGTGTETYTPHFNYAGFRYAELTGVPDDATVTVAALEMHNDVPTTGSFSTSDAGINRIQAAVAQTQLNNLESMPLDCPTREKHGWLGDAGDTDQEAMANFDMQSFYAKWLDDVVTSAAPDGSIPSVAPVNGDNGWRPDPAWGTAYPQIIWDSYVQYGNTGVITAHYDHVKAWVDYLGTISDADHVVVNAPTSWGDDWLSTVSTPHQYFQTGFYYLDAQLLAKMAKATGNTADATRYTALAEQIAAGFTRRYFAADTGVFSTGTQLTYALPLVFGLVPKGREQATVDRLVSDIAAHGNHVTTGFVGTTLVFQALGAYQRNDVALAIAQRKDYPSFGYMLGQGPGTIWEKWDNSSAPDGTSSKDHIGLGGAVGQWFYQQLAGIQPGTSAYGEFTLAPSVVGDLTHVTAKQQTVRGTILSEWKRDGATVTYHATIPVGSKATIRLPLLGGKQSTVRESRRTIFSAGRPAERVTGLRVGAADDQALTVTAGSGDYTFTITPPRKAFTRLSITPGTPDAITAGGAGAVPVVVEGRSTVDTSAVLDAKLPAGWTATPTPARVPLTPADSATATSVRITVPDNAKSGVHPVTITARSAGGTTATTTAQVTVFGSWQAGTTASASTEHAPNEVNGAVRTYVAANAIDHDLATFWNDDTDNRYPDTLTVTTPSTGLGGVGFASHPDGVPTDFTVETWDGAQWVTQAQVSGNSAVHRWIPFTSPVTTTQVRVTVTGAQNSYTRIAELTP, via the coding sequence ATGGACCTGTCGGGAATACCGGGCGGTCGGCGTTCGCGCCTGATCGCACTGGTCGCCGCCGCACTCGCCGCCTCGTCGATCCTCGCTCCGACCACGGCCACCGCCGACTCCCGCGGCGGCGCGCTCGCGCCGACTTCCCTGCGCGCCAACGGACAGGCCTCGAACGCGCTCGTCGGCGGCACCCCGTTGACGTTGGCGTGGACGGTGAACGACTCCGGCCGCGCGCAGGCGCAGACGGCGTACGAACTCAGCGTGGACAGCCCGCGCGGCCACTGGGGTTCCGGCCGCGTGTCGTCGTCGAACTCGGTCGACGTCCGGTACTCCGGCCCCGCGCTGGCGAGCGACCGCACCTACCAGTGGACCGTGCGCACCTGGAACAGCCAGGGCGAGCGGTCGCCGTGGTCGGCGCCCGCGAAGTTCGACACCGGCCTGCTCGCCCCGGCCGACTGGTCGGCCTGGTGGATCCAGGCCGATGACGGGTCCCTGCTGCGGGACGACTTCGAGCTGACCAAGCAGGTTTCGCGCGCCCGCCTGCACTTCGGCGCGCAGGGCCTGGTCGAGCCGCACCTCAACGGCGCGCGCGTCGAGCCGAAGCAGGTGCTCGACTCCTCGGTCACCGACTACGCCCAACGCGTGCTCTACCGCGACCTCGACGTGACGAGCCTCGTCCGCAAGGGCCGCAACGCGTTGGCGTTCATGGCTTCCAAGGGCCAGTACGCGGGCAAGCCGACCTTCGTCGCGCAGCTGTCGGTGACCTACACCGACGGCACGACCGCCACCTTCGGCACCGACCCCAGCTGGAAGGCGCACGCGGGACCGGTAGTGGGCGCGGACTTCTACTACGGCGAGACCTACGACGCCCGCAGGGAGATCGCGGGCTGGGACACCGCGGACTTCGACGCGACCGCGTGGCCGTCGGCCCGCAGCGTGGCGACCGCGGCGCACCCGCAGAGCCTGGCGCAGGGCAAACCCGTTACCGCGCTCGACACGACCTCCTGCTGCGGCTGGTCCCCCGCCGCCGCGACCGACGGCATCGACGGGTCGACCGATTCCTCCCAGGGCTACCACTCGGCCACCGAACCGACCGCGGACGCCACGAAGTGGGTGCAGGTCGACCTCGGTTCCACGCAGCGCCTCGCCTCCGTGTCGCTCTTCCCGGCACGGCCCACGAACGACACGGCGGGCGACATCGTCGGCGCCGGATTCCCGGTGCGCTACCGGGTCCAGGTCAGCGACGACCCGGCGTTCGCCACGTCCACCACGGTCGCCGACAAGACCGACGCCGACCAGCCCAACCCCGGCACCTCGCCGGTGACCCTGCCCGCCGACGTGACCGGCCGGTACGTCCGGATCACCGCGACGAAGCTGTTCTGCACCGGCGCCATCTGCACGTTCCGCTTGGCGGAGCTCGCCGTGCAGGGCGCGAAGCCCGCGGTCGTCTACAGTGGACTCACCCGGCTGGAGGCCGACCCGACCCCGCCGACCAGGATCGTCTCCACCACCGCGCCCGTCGCGGAGACCAGGCCCGCGCCGGGAGTGCGGGTCTACGACTTCGGCCAGAACCGCACCGGCCAGGTCACCTTGACCGCCGCGCAACCCGCCGGGACGACGGCGGCGGTGAAGAAGGGCGAGATCCTCGACGCGGGCGGCCGCGTCACCACGTCGAACATCAGCTTCAACGGCGGTGAGCCGCCGAGGCAGAACGACCGCTACACCTTCAGCGGCACGGGCACCGAGACCTACACGCCGCACTTCAACTACGCCGGGTTCCGCTACGCCGAGCTGACCGGTGTGCCGGACGACGCCACCGTGACCGTCGCGGCGCTGGAGATGCACAACGACGTCCCGACGACCGGCTCGTTCAGCACGTCGGACGCCGGGATCAACCGGATCCAGGCCGCGGTCGCCCAGACCCAGCTGAACAACCTCGAGTCCATGCCGCTGGACTGCCCCACCAGGGAGAAGCACGGCTGGCTCGGCGACGCGGGCGACACCGACCAGGAGGCGATGGCCAACTTCGACATGCAGTCCTTCTACGCCAAGTGGTTGGACGACGTCGTGACGAGCGCGGCCCCGGACGGCAGCATCCCGTCGGTGGCGCCGGTCAACGGGGACAACGGGTGGCGCCCCGACCCCGCGTGGGGCACGGCCTACCCGCAGATCATCTGGGACTCCTACGTCCAGTACGGCAACACCGGCGTGATCACCGCGCACTACGACCACGTGAAGGCGTGGGTGGACTACCTCGGCACCATCAGCGACGCCGACCACGTCGTCGTCAACGCCCCGACGTCCTGGGGCGACGACTGGCTCTCCACGGTGAGCACGCCGCACCAGTACTTCCAGACCGGCTTCTACTACCTCGACGCGCAACTGCTCGCGAAGATGGCGAAGGCCACCGGCAACACCGCCGACGCCACGCGCTACACCGCGCTGGCCGAACAGATCGCCGCGGGCTTCACCAGGCGGTACTTCGCCGCCGACACCGGGGTGTTCTCGACCGGGACGCAGCTGACCTACGCGCTGCCGCTGGTGTTCGGCCTGGTCCCCAAGGGCCGTGAGCAGGCCACCGTCGACCGGCTGGTGTCCGACATCGCCGCGCACGGCAACCACGTGACGACCGGTTTCGTCGGCACCACGCTGGTGTTCCAGGCGTTGGGCGCGTACCAGCGCAACGACGTCGCGCTGGCCATCGCGCAGCGCAAGGACTACCCGAGCTTCGGCTACATGCTGGGCCAGGGGCCGGGCACCATCTGGGAGAAGTGGGACAACTCCTCCGCGCCGGACGGCACCTCGTCCAAGGACCACATCGGGCTCGGCGGCGCCGTCGGCCAGTGGTTCTACCAGCAGCTGGCCGGGATCCAGCCCGGAACGTCCGCCTACGGCGAGTTCACCCTCGCGCCCAGCGTCGTCGGCGACCTGACCCACGTGACCGCGAAGCAGCAGACCGTGCGGGGCACCATCCTGAGCGAGTGGAAGCGCGACGGCGCCACGGTCACCTACCACGCCACGATCCCGGTCGGTTCGAAGGCGACGATCAGGCTGCCCCTGCTGGGCGGCAAGCAGTCCACGGTCCGCGAGAGCCGCAGGACGATCTTCAGCGCGGGGCGCCCCGCCGAGCGCGTCACCGGCCTCCGGGTCGGCGCCGCGGACGACCAGGCGCTCACGGTGACGGCGGGCTCGGGCGACTACACGTTCACGATCACCCCGCCGCGCAAGGCCTTCACCCGGCTCTCGATCACGCCCGGCACCCCGGACGCGATCACCGCGGGCGGCGCCGGCGCCGTTCCGGTCGTGGTCGAGGGACGCTCCACAGTGGACACCTCCGCCGTGCTGGACGCCAAGCTCCCCGCCGGGTGGACGGCCACGCCCACCCCGGCGCGGGTGCCGCTGACCCCGGCCGACTCCGCCACGGCGACGAGCGTCCGGATCACCGTGCCGGACAACGCGAAGAGCGGCGTGCACCCCGTGACGATCACCGCCAGGTCGGCGGGCGGCACGACGGCGACGACGACCGCGCAGGTGACCGTGTTCGGCAGCTGGCAGGCGGGCACCACGGCGTCCGCGTCGACCGAGCACGCGCCGAACGAGGTCAACGGGGCGGTGCGCACCTACGTCGCCGCGAACGCCATCGACCACGACCTGGCGACGTTCTGGAACGACGACACCGACAACCGGTACCCCGACACGCTCACCGTCACCACGCCGTCCACCGGTCTCGGCGGCGTCGGCTTCGCCTCGCACCCGGACGGCGTGCCGACGGACTTCACCGTGGAGACCTGGGACGGCGCGCAGTGGGTGACGCAGGCGCAGGTCAGCGGCAACTCCGCCGTGCACCGCTGGATCCCGTTCACCTCGCCGGTCACGACGACGCAGGTGCGCGTCACCGTCACCGGCGCGCAGAACAGCTACACCCGGATCGCGGAACTCACCCCGTGA
- a CDS encoding EF-hand domain-containing protein, whose protein sequence is MRTEALDRVTLIFSLLDANGTGQLEADDFDIMAGNVVRAASDSDDKAKHAMVTAFRRYWETLADELDANRDGKVSFDEYTACVLSPERFEETIRDFAEALAALGDPDGDGQVERPVFQSLMTAIGFEPGNVDTLFDAFRPSPSDRITVTAWIAGIKDYYSPDKAGIPGDHLVGSTTA, encoded by the coding sequence ATGCGGACAGAGGCACTCGATCGCGTCACCCTGATCTTTTCCCTGCTCGACGCCAACGGCACCGGTCAACTGGAGGCCGACGACTTCGACATCATGGCGGGGAACGTGGTCCGGGCCGCGAGCGATTCCGACGACAAGGCGAAGCACGCGATGGTGACCGCGTTCCGCAGGTACTGGGAGACGCTGGCGGACGAGCTCGACGCCAACCGCGACGGCAAGGTCAGCTTCGACGAGTACACCGCCTGCGTGCTGTCCCCGGAGCGCTTCGAGGAGACCATCCGCGACTTCGCCGAGGCGCTCGCCGCGCTGGGCGACCCGGATGGCGACGGGCAGGTCGAACGCCCCGTCTTCCAGTCCCTGATGACGGCCATCGGTTTCGAACCGGGGAACGTCGACACCCTTTTCGACGCATTCCGCCCGTCCCCTTCCGATCGCATCACGGTCACGGCGTGGATCGCCGGGATCAAGGACTACTACAGCCCCGACAAAGCGGGGATCCCCGGCGACCACCTCGTCGGGAGCACGACGGCCTGA
- a CDS encoding isocitrate/isopropylmalate family dehydrogenase, which produces MEPVIGLAVGRGTGPELAAVFERVLDGIGRSHSIGIDVVRSPRTYHSYFSLKPEGAVGRIRELTREDAEHYEAFCRERADSGTTAIFRTAINAQSLYLVRQHLQAVKVDVITTPTASLLMVRDEAQGFYTGENSHTPGVVTRTTEFSREITDKVIAHALKRARREWPDGEVDQVVMAYKFHLLDGALDEWVTEASARHGVEIRLCQPDTVNRNLIEHGLSPRTVIIAGNEWGDIMHVVLLDRFGSERQENRFTENVHLHPDVAGLVEYQTVHGSADDLAGRDVVNPVATVRAAAAIAERHAGCTGAIRAVERALGSIGARGVLTPDLGGRSSTTEVVDALLDVLEAPAGLVAGS; this is translated from the coding sequence GTGGAACCGGTCATCGGACTCGCGGTCGGCAGGGGAACAGGTCCGGAACTCGCGGCGGTGTTCGAACGGGTCCTGGACGGGATAGGCCGGTCGCACTCGATCGGGATCGACGTCGTGCGCTCACCCCGGACCTACCACTCCTACTTCTCGCTGAAGCCGGAAGGCGCGGTCGGGCGGATCCGCGAACTCACCCGCGAGGACGCGGAGCACTACGAGGCGTTCTGCCGGGAGCGGGCCGACAGCGGCACCACCGCGATCTTCCGCACGGCGATCAACGCCCAGTCGCTGTACCTGGTGCGGCAGCACCTCCAGGCGGTGAAGGTCGACGTCATCACCACGCCCACGGCGTCGCTGCTGATGGTCCGCGACGAGGCGCAGGGCTTCTACACCGGCGAGAACAGCCACACCCCCGGCGTGGTCACCCGGACCACGGAGTTCAGCCGGGAGATCACCGACAAGGTCATCGCCCACGCCCTGAAGCGGGCCCGGCGGGAGTGGCCCGACGGCGAGGTCGACCAGGTCGTCATGGCGTACAAGTTCCACCTGCTCGACGGCGCGCTCGACGAGTGGGTCACCGAGGCGTCCGCCCGGCACGGCGTGGAGATCCGGCTGTGCCAGCCGGACACCGTGAACCGCAACCTGATCGAGCACGGGCTGTCGCCGCGCACCGTGATCATCGCGGGCAACGAGTGGGGCGACATCATGCACGTGGTGCTGCTCGACCGGTTCGGCTCGGAGCGGCAGGAGAACCGCTTCACCGAGAACGTCCACCTGCACCCCGACGTGGCCGGGCTCGTCGAGTACCAGACCGTGCACGGCTCCGCGGACGACCTGGCGGGCCGGGACGTCGTCAACCCGGTGGCGACCGTGCGGGCCGCGGCGGCGATCGCCGAGCGGCACGCGGGCTGCACCGGCGCGATCCGGGCCGTGGAACGGGCGTTGGGGTCCATCGGGGCCCGCGGTGTCCTCACCCCGGACCTCGGCGGGCGGTCCTCGACCACCGAGGTGGTCGACGCGCTGCTGGACGTGCTGGAGGCCCCGGCCGGTCTGGTGGCGGGGTCGTGA
- a CDS encoding isochorismatase family cysteine hydrolase, translated as MTPRQGTALVVVDLQNDFCTGPVATSRYRGSPATLNAVTTNTARAVDVARSRGTEVLFVRYLGDVEHQGPSWRRRDHVLGKRPKCREGTWGAEFHKVSPAPGEGVFTKRVCFDAFLSEGFEEHLVRKDIGHLVFAGLFTDVCVDSTARTGFQKGYHITVLTDCTTSMHLPDADILRFMSVVYGARTTTHDIPDTWSPGGGEEHPWSAPAWRTASA; from the coding sequence GTGACCCCGAGGCAGGGCACCGCGCTGGTCGTCGTGGACCTGCAGAACGACTTCTGCACCGGTCCGGTCGCCACGTCCCGCTACCGCGGCTCCCCCGCGACGCTGAACGCCGTCACGACGAACACCGCGCGGGCCGTCGACGTGGCCAGGAGTCGCGGCACGGAGGTGCTGTTCGTCCGCTACCTCGGCGACGTCGAGCACCAGGGCCCGAGCTGGCGGCGGCGCGACCACGTGCTGGGCAAGCGGCCGAAGTGCCGGGAGGGCACGTGGGGCGCGGAGTTCCACAAGGTGTCCCCGGCGCCGGGGGAAGGGGTGTTCACCAAGCGCGTGTGCTTCGACGCGTTCCTCAGCGAGGGCTTCGAGGAGCACCTCGTCCGCAAGGACATCGGCCACCTGGTGTTCGCCGGCCTGTTCACCGACGTCTGCGTCGACTCGACCGCGCGCACCGGCTTCCAGAAGGGCTACCACATCACCGTCCTGACCGACTGCACCACCAGCATGCACCTGCCGGACGCGGACATCCTGCGTTTCATGAGCGTCGTCTACGGCGCCCGCACCACCACCCACGACATCCCGGACACCTGGTCGCCGGGCGGAGGAGAGGAGCACCCGTGGTCAGCACCGGCGTGGAGGACGGCGTCGGCCTGA
- a CDS encoding class I SAM-dependent methyltransferase: MVSTGVEDGVGLTALMVAAARAIETHRHDTLARDVYAEHFVRAAAVSADWPLHPADVHDGDANPLWGRMARYFGLRTRVLDDHLVRAAQAGTRQVVLLGAGLDSRAYRLDWPPGVTVYELDQPEVLTFKHNVLTDLEATPLTTRVPIPVDLRDDWTTPLLAAGFTPALPTAWLAEGLLLYLSGADETRLITTVDHLSPPGSTLAYEVKPRDEHPRARLNPLYAYTLQHIGLDLPTLFNKDDRPDSATTLTTIGWSTTSHTPFDFTRLHGRGPHPEPDDAFGRNRWVFATKGR, from the coding sequence GTGGTCAGCACCGGCGTGGAGGACGGCGTCGGCCTGACGGCGCTGATGGTCGCCGCCGCCCGCGCGATCGAGACCCACCGGCACGACACCCTCGCACGCGATGTCTACGCCGAGCACTTCGTCCGCGCCGCGGCGGTTTCCGCCGACTGGCCGCTCCACCCTGCCGACGTCCACGACGGCGACGCCAACCCGCTCTGGGGCCGCATGGCCCGCTACTTCGGTCTGCGCACCAGAGTCCTGGACGACCACCTCGTCCGCGCGGCGCAAGCGGGCACCCGCCAGGTCGTCCTCCTGGGAGCGGGCCTCGACTCCCGCGCCTACCGCCTCGACTGGCCGCCCGGCGTCACCGTCTACGAACTCGACCAGCCGGAAGTGCTGACGTTCAAGCACAACGTCCTCACCGACCTGGAGGCCACCCCGCTCACGACCCGCGTCCCGATCCCCGTCGACCTGCGCGACGACTGGACCACCCCCCTGCTCGCCGCGGGCTTCACCCCGGCACTCCCCACCGCCTGGCTCGCCGAAGGCCTCCTCCTCTACCTCTCCGGCGCGGACGAGACCCGCCTCATCACCACCGTCGACCACCTCAGCCCACCGGGCAGCACCCTGGCGTACGAGGTCAAACCCCGCGACGAACACCCCCGAGCCCGCCTCAACCCCCTCTACGCCTACACGTTGCAGCACATCGGCCTCGACCTGCCCACCCTCTTCAACAAGGACGACCGCCCCGACTCCGCCACCACCCTCACCACGATCGGCTGGTCCACCACCAGCCACACCCCCTTCGACTTCACCCGCCTGCACGGCCGCGGCCCCCACCCCGAACCCGACGACGCCTTCGGCCGCAACCGCTGGGTGTTCGCGACCAAGGGGAGGTGA